The Anaerosporomusa subterranea nucleotide sequence TGATCTGGCTAGTGTTTCCATTGGACAAAGCATCGCAGTCACGCCGATCCAATTGTTGACAGCGATTTCGGCGATCGCTAATGATGGCGTGTTACTCAGGCCTTATATCGTGCGTGAGCTTCGTAATAATGGTGGTTCGACTCTATCGCATGCGACGACTGAAGCGGTTCGACAGGTCATTTCAGACAAGACAGCAAAAGAATTGACCGTTATGCTAGAGACGGTGGTGTCGGCTGGCGGCGGCACCCAGGCAGCCGTGAAGGGCTATCGATTCGCCGGTAAAACAGGCACAGCTGAGAAGCTCAAGGCTGACGGATCTGGCTATGAACGTGGTCATTACATTGCCTCCTTCGCTGGGTTTGGTCCAGTCGAGGATCCACGACTAGCAGCCTTAATCGTAATCGATGATCCGGATGGTATATACTATGGCGGTCAAGTAGCCGCACCGGTATTCCGTGAGATTATGACACAGGTCATGCTGTATCTCACCCTTAAGCAAAACGCGGCAGCGTCAAAACCGGTAGACTTAGCCGTTGAGATTGCGGATCGTAATTTGTCGCCAGGCATGGACAACACTGATGCTAAACAAGGCAAAGTCGCTGTGCCAGACCTTCGCGGCAAGACTGTTCGCGAAGCAGCGCGCTTGCTCACTGAAGCTGGACTAGCCTTTATTCCATCAGGCAGCGGTCTGGCAGTTAGTCAAGAGCCGCTGCCGAAGGCGAGTGTTAATGCCAATTCAGAAGTAAAAGTCACCTTTTCACCATCAGGCCGTCGATAAAGGCCAATCTGCGTTGTTAGCCACGCGACCCCCTTGCTTGCGTACCTGCGAACGTACGCGGCGCTGCTGGGTTCGCGTGGCTGCCTAGCATCTCGGCCTTTCTCAACGGCCTGGGGGAAGTTGGCATATGGCGGGGCATTGATGAAGTGGAGAAAAATAGTAAGAAGGGCGGGATGACCGCCCTTCGTTCGATACCGGATAGGATAAGGATAGCGGAATGGTTATTTGCCGCTCAATCCGGATTCATACTGCTCGATCATTTTACGAACCATTTGACCGCCTACACGGCCACAGTCAGCCGAAGTCATAGTTGACCAACCTTGCGAACGCACTTTGTCAGCTATACCTAGTTCGCTGGCGATCTCAAACTTCATTTGATCCAGAGCATTTTCGGCGCTGGCGTTTACAGGTTTATTGCTGCGTGCCACATTAATCACCTCCTTTGCTTTTACACTCTTATTATCAACTGGCGACAATCGGATTATTCTTGATTGTCTATGTTAATTACTAACAGAATAAAAGAAGACTTGCTGCAATGGAAGGAAAGAGTCGGCAATAAAACGAATAATATTGGACAAGAAGTAAGATACTAAACTGTTGTAGAGGTGACGGTATGCAAAGCGATATTGAAATTGCACAAGCGGCGAAGATGCTACCCATTTCTCAAGTTGCGGCCAGGCTGGGACTTGATGAAGATTTGCTGGAGCATTACGGGAAGTACAAGGCTAAAGTGTCG carries:
- a CDS encoding alpha/beta-type small acid-soluble spore protein; translation: MARSNKPVNASAENALDQMKFEIASELGIADKVRSQGWSTMTSADCGRVGGQMVRKMIEQYESGLSGK